In Candidatus Neptunochlamydia vexilliferae, a single window of DNA contains:
- a CDS encoding aspartate aminotransferase family protein, translating to MPSETCLSAKEIFEKSQEVIPGGVNSPVRACCGLGITPPIIARGEGDTITDVEGNTFIDYCMSWGALLHGHAHPEIVSRAQAQVARGSTFGIPTAIEEKLARKMVEEVAGLEQVRFVSSGTEATMSAIRLARGHTGRSLFIKFEGNYHGHADMGETITLPYNDVEAFRSAMSDEVAGVIVEPIAGNMGVVPGAQEFLEVLREETKRVGAVLIFDEVISGFRSQFGASQEVADLSCFGKIVGGGFPAAAFGGKREIMQKLAPVGKVFQAGTLSGNPVAMEAGLAALELASLPGFYEELKRKGEIITKPVREAMRGGCLQEAVGMFTLFFGPEKVERFEKLDHERFGEYFRFMWERGIYVSPSPYEASFISMAHTDAHLEKTRDTMLEFLCG from the coding sequence ATGCCCTCAGAAACGTGTTTAAGCGCAAAAGAAATATTTGAAAAATCACAGGAGGTGATCCCTGGAGGGGTCAATTCGCCCGTCCGCGCCTGCTGTGGTTTAGGGATCACACCCCCCATTATTGCGCGGGGGGAAGGGGATACGATTACCGATGTGGAGGGTAATACTTTTATTGACTATTGCATGAGCTGGGGAGCCCTCCTTCATGGCCACGCCCATCCAGAGATCGTCTCACGGGCGCAGGCTCAGGTGGCCCGGGGGAGCACTTTTGGGATCCCTACAGCGATTGAAGAAAAGCTGGCTCGGAAGATGGTTGAAGAGGTCGCCGGCTTAGAGCAGGTCCGCTTCGTCTCCTCGGGAACCGAAGCGACGATGTCAGCCATCCGCCTTGCACGGGGACATACAGGACGTTCCCTCTTTATCAAGTTTGAGGGGAACTACCATGGCCATGCCGATATGGGGGAAACCATTACCCTTCCCTACAACGATGTGGAGGCGTTTCGCTCAGCGATGAGTGATGAAGTGGCGGGAGTGATCGTGGAGCCAATCGCGGGCAATATGGGAGTGGTTCCAGGGGCCCAAGAGTTTTTAGAGGTCCTCCGAGAAGAGACGAAGCGGGTGGGCGCAGTCCTTATTTTCGATGAGGTGATTAGCGGGTTTCGCTCGCAGTTTGGGGCGTCGCAAGAGGTTGCAGACTTAAGTTGCTTTGGAAAGATCGTGGGGGGAGGATTTCCTGCAGCGGCTTTTGGGGGAAAACGGGAGATTATGCAAAAGCTAGCTCCTGTTGGGAAGGTGTTTCAAGCAGGAACGCTCTCTGGCAACCCCGTTGCGATGGAGGCAGGTCTTGCTGCTCTTGAGCTGGCAAGCCTCCCCGGTTTTTATGAGGAGCTGAAGCGCAAAGGGGAGATCATTACGAAGCCGGTGCGCGAAGCGATGCGAGGCGGATGTCTCCAAGAAGCGGTAGGGATGTTTACCCTCTTTTTTGGCCCAGAGAAAGTAGAGCGGTTTGAAAAGCTCGATCACGAGCGGTTTGGGGAGTACTTCCGCTTTATGTGGGAGCGGGGGATTTATGTGTCACCTTCCCCTTATGAAGCCTCCTTTATTTCGATGGCCCATACCGACGCTCATTTAGAGAAGACAAGAGACACAATGCTAGAGTTTTTATGTGGTTAA